Proteins found in one Plasmodium relictum strain SGS1 genome assembly, chromosome: 13 genomic segment:
- a CDS encoding alpha/beta hydrolase, putative → MNEKKKEKKYIEKNEQIKNNIEKSIKEEEEEEKEKIKENNKYGNFIDNNKNEEKNKDKKKKKSDKDKKESNIRIIKSKNQCYSSFTNQNIKILYRNEFINDNSFFVFPYNRNVVDLKRKGNSSIEKEKTTSFKNDGAKNDEQKYLSTFKSIIDVKKDPTISIINSSNEIRTNDYVDDYLNFESKDEIRKNEENDMLLFKYGEKQNPIISIREFESIPLKGEEENDNKVKEEKWESNNSNEEKKKLSKINKDEEEKKKIYNEIKEVKEKNDDVEEYSKKRYVEEYQNNRKKEDEKYIMYKVPRYLKKKNIRCPFVYKNVFIGKYGIINYDLKGNDSGILVITFHGLNGTNLTFLEIQNILIRYKFQVLNFDLYGHGLSACPKYNHKKRTYGIDFFLSQTEELLNHLKLQDKEFYLIGFSMGCIIAISFARKYINQVKKIILISPVGVLEKKPFLLKLLKIFPCIINISSFFMLPCFISKKKLKNNDSQNDTSDYLYNRIMWQTFVKKNITHSILGCVNNLKMWSAHEIFKEVGINHIPVLILCGENDNICNVNVFKNVSNYFSNSHLIIFKNASHLVLVEKSQKVIACVLTFFHFPNDADLKLFHYILPVDKMGNYVVKDKRFSEKYSSSKSYLEDIGYIPNIFISFIDKEQEYKFKKKKNLSLSFDVV, encoded by the coding sequence AtgaatgagaaaaaaaaagagaaaaaatatattgagaAGAATGAAcagattaaaaataatatcgaaaaaagtattaaagaagaagaagaagaagaaaaagaaaaaataaaggaaaataataaatatggaaattttattgataataataagaatgaagaaaaaaataaagacaagaagaaaaaaaaaagtgataaggataaaaaagaaagtaatataagaataataaaaagtaaaaatcaATGTTATTCTTCATTTACTAATCAGAATATAAAGATTTTATATAGAAACGAatttataaatgataattcttttttcGTTTTTCCATATAATAGAAATGTAGTAGATTTAAAAAGGAAAGGTAATTCCtcaatagaaaaagaaaagacaACTAGTTTCAAAAATGATGGAGCCAAAAATGAtgaacaaaaatatttaagcACTTTCAAAAGTATAATTGATGTAAAAAAAGATCCTACTATTTCAATAATAAATTCATCTAACGAGATTAGAACAAATGATTACGTAGATGATTATTTAAACTTTGAATCAAAAGACGAAATAAGGAAAAATGAAGAGAATGATATGCTATTATTCAAATATGGTGAAAAACAAAATCCGATTATATCAATAAGAGAATTTGAAAGCATACCTTTAAAAggagaagaagaaaatgataataaagttaaagaagaaaaatgggaaagtaataatagtaatgaggaaaaaaagaaattaagtaaaataaataaagatgaagaggaaaaaaaaaaaatttataacgaaataaaagaagttaaagaaaaaaatgatgatgTAGAAGaatatagtaaaaaaagatatgtTGAAGAATATCagaataatagaaaaaaggaagatgaaaaatatattatgtatAAAGTACCTAGATatctaaagaaaaaaaacattagGTGTCCATTTGtgtataaaaatgtattcaTTGGTAAGTAtggaataataaattatgatTTAAAGGGGAATGATAGTGGAATATTAGTAATTACTTTTCATGGATTGAATGGAACtaatttaacatttttagagatacaaaatatattaattagaTATAAATTTCAAGTTTTAAATTTTGATTTATATGGGCATGGTTTATCAGCTTGCCCAAAAtataatcataaaaaaagaacGTATGGCATTGATTTCTTTTTATCACAAACAGAAGAATTGTTAAATCACTTAAAATTACAAGATAAAGAATTTTACTTGATTGGTTTTTCAATGGGATGTATAATAGCTATAAGTTTTGCCAGAAAATACATTAATcaagttaaaaaaattattttaatatctCCAGTTGGtgttttagaaaaaaaaccttttttactaaaattattaaaaatttttccctgcataattaatatttcttctttttttatgctACCTTGTTTTATatcaaaaaagaaattaaaaaataacgaTTCTCAAAATGATACATCagattatttatataacagAATTATGTGGCAAacatttgtaaaaaaaaacattactCATTCCATTTTAGGTTgtgtaaataatttaaaaatgtgGAGTGCTcatgaaatttttaaagaagTTGGTATAAATCATATACctgttttaattttatgtgGAGAGAACGATAATATTTGTAATGttaatgtttttaaaaatgtatctaattatttttctaattctcatttgattatttttaaaaacgcCTCTCATTTAGTTTTAGTGGAAAAGAGTCAAAAAGTCATTGCTTGcgttttaacattttttcaCTTTCCCAATGATGctgatttaaaattatttcattatatacTCCCAGTTGATAAAATGGGAAACTATGTTGTTAAAGACAAGAGGTTTTCTGAAAAATACTCTTCTTCTAAATCATATTTAGAAGATATTGGTTATATAcctaacatttttatttccttCATTGATAAAGAACaagaatataaatttaaaaaaaaaaaaaatttatctttatCTTTTGATGTAGTCTAA
- a CDS encoding SPRY domain, putative gives MKNLNIEENNNIEITIEKKSSEPYCTGDINNNSNKEKIKELNLSDYPLKSTNNITNDNTDMTFLSKLSSISEKKRKIEIKEELKRKKGNPNIENMNDNDKNNINKYDEREKEITNENNKKEQKNKEFFKLDIVINKSCSKTYNEIEKDDDIVNTEIRETKENENKNETKESNKNELIKYNLNNIVTNNTNEEDAMEENTKKDNKLIENNIKEGSIINNNINKNEVIKDSIKKDENIKEVLQNFTSDKTKLKDNTNERENFKKIDNDKNKIEYSQFEIDNKENAGNLKYFHDYNKKYRSKKNVTFSMKYKDSCVSLSNDRLTCYGDKGWSSVFVNSGADVGKWYYEVKIEEPLQNLNFLGYKDKVIKVNSYIRVGFACRYMRYDYPIGTDKYSYCVNSKNGKIFNNSISHECMGPIKVGDIIGCYLNLKNKNTYKFDPRSDKKLYEYLQNGILCDPKNPPTLKKNFGSYIFFSLNGQIKKNSFVDIYEGFYHPSVSLYMGACAKINLGPHFTYNYLKDYNPCMLMEQPNIL, from the coding sequence atgaaaaaccttaatatagaagaaaacaataatattgaaataactatagaaaaaaaatcatcAGAACCATATTGCACAGGAGACATTAATAATAACagtaataaagaaaaaataaaagaattaaatttatcGGATTATCCTTTAAAAAGTACAAATAATATAACAAATGATAACACTGACATGacatttttatcaaaattaaGTAGTATTAgtgaaaagaaaagaaaaattgaaataaaagaagaattaaaaagaaaaaaaggaaacccaaatattgaaaatatgaatgataatgataaaaataatattaataaatatgacGAAAGAGAAAAGGAAATTACAAatgagaataataaaaaagaacaaaagaacaaagaattttttaagtTGGATATAGTCATTAATAAAAGTTGTAGCAAAACTTAtaatgaaatagaaaaagacgATGATATAGTTAACACAGAAATTAGAGaaacaaaagaaaatgaaaacaaaaatgaaacaaaagaaagtaataaaaatgaattaattaagtataatttaaataatatagttacaaataatacaaatgaaGAAGATGCAATGGAAGAAAATACAAAGAAggataataaattaattgaaaataatataaaggaaggtagtataattaataataatataaataaaaatgaggtAATTAAAGATAGTATAAAAAAggatgaaaatataaaagaagtaCTTCAAAATTTCACAAGTGACAAGACAAAATTGAAAGACAATACAAATGAAAgggaaaattttaaaaaaattgataacgataagaataaaatagaatattCCCAATTTGAAATAGATAACAAAGAAAATGCaggaaatttaaaatattttcatgactataataaaaagtatagaAGTAAAAAGAATGTGACTTTTTCAATGAAATACAAAGATAGTTGTGTAAGCTTAAGTAACGATAGACTAACATGCTATGGGGATAAAGGGTGGTCTAGTGTTTTTGTCAATAGTGGTGCAGACGTTGGAAAATGGTATTATGAAGTAAAAATAGAAGAGCCTttacaaaatttaaatttcttAGGTTATAAAGATAAagtaataaaagtaaattcTTATATAAGAGTTGGTTTTGCATGTAGATATATGAGGTATGATTATCCTATAGGTACTGATAAATATAGTTATTGTGTTAATagtaaaaatggaaaaatatttaataactCAATAAGTCATGAGTGTATGGGGCCAATTAAAGTAGGTGATATAATTGGatgttatttaaatttaaaaaataaaaatacttatAAATTTGATCCAAGATccgataaaaaattatacgaATATTTGCAAAATGGAATTTTATGTGATCCAAAAAATCCACCtactttgaaaaaaaattttggttcctatatatttttttctttaaatggtcaaataaaaaaaaattcttttgtTGATATATATGAAGGATTTTATCATCCCTCTGTTAGTTTATATATGGGTGCATGTGCAAAGATTAATCTAGGACCTCATTTTACTTACAATTATTTAAAGGATTATAATCCATGTATGCTTATGGAACAACCtaatattttgtaa
- a CDS encoding dehydrodolichyl diphosphate synthetase, putative: protein MALNLIERLVTSLLRIFINIKHISIIMDGNRRFAKDNGFHSSLGHYMGSKALIKVIEICISLNIKFLSVFSLSLLNYNRSPDELYFLFYLNLHYLSNEDFFNNFIKNNRIRIKIIGNLSYINDSYRKIINDIEEKTKEFDNLILNIFFSYTSRNEMSLCKFMPNLYFDTYKNLLEERNICYSSYLLKNFIKENNYESSENLIKNEHIDSTKIYKTKCFCGKDSFLNEEQLNIYSYHRKLLTCDLPPPNILIRTSGEQRLSDFMLYQISEFTEIYFINEHWPIFNFLQLIYIILHYTIFQTTEWAFSYSNPCPH, encoded by the exons ATGGCTTTAAATTT AATAGAAAGATTAGTAACTTCATTATTAAGaatattcataaatattaagcatatat CGATCATAATGGATGGTAACAGAAGATTTGCAAAAGATAACGGTTTTCATTCTTCTTTAGGTCATTATATGGGATCAAAAGCATTAATTAAa GTTATAGAAATATGCATTAgtttaaatataaagtttttaTCAGTATTTTCACtatctttattaaattataacagAAGTCCAGATgaactatattttttattttatttaaatttgcACTATTTATCTAATGAagatttttttaa taattttattaaaaataatagaataaGGATTAAAATAATAGGAAACTTATCATATATCAATGATTCctatagaaaaattataaatgatatagaagaaaaaactAAAGAATTTGACAA tttaattttaaatatctttttctcATATACCAGTAGAAATGAAATGAGTTTATGCAAATTTATGCCTAACTTGTATTTTGAcacttataaaaatttattagaaGAACGAAATATATGTTATTCTTCATACttactaaaaaattttatcaaagaaaataattacgAATCTTcagaaaatttaataaaaaatgagcATATTGATTCAaccaaaatttataaaacaaaatgcTTTTGCGGAAAAGACTCCTTTTTAAATGAGGAACAATTAAATAt ATATAGTTATCATCGAAAATTACTTACATGTGATTTACCACCgccaaatattttaatacgAACATCAGGAGAGCAGAGACTATCTGATTTTATGTTATATcaa aTTTCAGAATTCAcggaaatttattttatcaatgAACATTGGCcaatctttaattttttacaactcatttatattatcttgCATTACACTATTTTTCAAACAACAGAATGGGCATTTTCTTATTCAAACCCTTGTccacattaa
- the UBE4B gene encoding ubiquitin conjugation factor E4 B, putative, producing MEDKVKEDSFLQNIFQICLKKEESNNTKVYLESYEKELKKNNEELYLLIDNIYFFLLHKISDLHKKKKNCLSYLCSCYVRLLDKNFYKSLNLDNKQTDHLINEVLNQIINNALIYLENLDIYPNVKISYKERMNAFFEFLKGSCTSRFLSKMLLVIEENDKNEEESEKQLNKIFNPIINMILENLNSRSLIYPKNDVAVLLKFITSFKQIADLVMNNKSVFLYLNLSDRMKDSSLEAKSLCNLSIKSPNNKNDNELNKGANTTSSSSLISNTNVSSTNENNNNAADVSTRVNNISNVISNNIIDNTNSNNNNSIVNKPCSKDKEVNSCGYNLQLNSLLGRLLSPTILTMPNIIKKEEIAMYKYFYNTTTNELNKMTLSSLKNIYVLLRRDTDWILETCVDIIKNLLKGSNESKKKVLLWINCIILSNEKKTKIMYHYASYPQSLDNSYGLFLKLLGENSYGFCLNMFWVLLCLCEPITINKISDIDFFFFLRNDPFSKFLLKNITNQSSFEEKSNVEKIKNRVKNSESFQKEPKFITCIFWMTFKSLSVFFKPAVDEFIRIIQEVGNAKDKNFYYMNIHAWKIFLYNSRFIQLLFKFLHLSMSYFLHVVYLYDINGNENINMKTYLNEHKNNLSHLVLKCCPPPNEKYYNKNINFENLSSNTDNKINEDRNNGKKDKEYDDIDELQKEDKVEDRINNSNNNEENDKVSQSHNDLNKNDRLYASPQFSIIPTFFLSDIFEIIYLLYELDIFKSQNNENFLSYLDMDLFIAFSIFTMLSENHIKSIHIRCESAPRTFSFLYKFDNLKKIIEESELTKKYIIKSLTNVFIASQKGEYTERMQTRVRIVENFNSFFLNKIYVNQFTQLVINNNNLFVHLIHLLLNDVSFLVEEVVSYLSEIKRREDKKKIEVENSISNTNSYANATRINRGTNSNSNNQISSSNINLDNSGHLNNEGSHNLNGSFSDNSEIEDSGVETDLTNESMRNLAAKTKMIITYCYKSCIFLNLLCKNYSDNIVTSNTILSQIVTCLNCYFDYLVGPKCLNIKVKNMEQYNFRPQLWLTSIVESYLFLLNSEKEHEELLIREIANEGRYYKPEIFNKAYYICKREGLLHKEELNKFKKFCQQIIDMKDEVELFDDVNDIPEKFLDPILQDIMLDPVLLPTSGIIIDRKNIERHLMSEPNDPFNRAPLSKEQLVAMPELKEEIHKYIDNLRQEKKKKKKNLEIDIESEEIEKDKKEELLNKNKDVDKEYTCKNEEESEKNKKMDENIKKNEND from the coding sequence atggaGGATAAAGTTAAGGAAGATTCGTTtcttcaaaatatttttcaaatatgtttaaaaaaagaagagtCTAATAATACAAAAGTTTATTTAGAGTCatatgaaaaagaattaaaaaaaaataatgaagaattgTACTTGTTAatagataatatatatttcttccTACTTCATAAAATTTCTGATTTAcataagaagaaaaaaaactgCTTAAGCTACCTATGTTCCTGCTATGTTAGattattagataaaaatttttataaaagtttaAATTTAGATAACAAGCAAACTGATCATTTAATTAATGAAGttttaaatcaaataataaacaatgcattaatttatttagaaaatttagATATATATCCGAATGTGAAAATATCATATAAAGAACGAATGAATGCTTTTTTTGAGTTTTTAAAAGGTTCATGTACTTCCCGttttttaagtaaaatgCTGTTAGttatagaagaaaatgataaaaatgagGAAGAAAGCGAGAAGCaattaaacaaaatttttaatccaataataaatatgattttAGAAAATTTGAATTCTAGAAGTTTAATTTATCCAAAAAATGATGTTGCTgtacttttaaaatttataactaGTTTTAAACAAATAGCTGATTTAGTAATGAATAATAAATcagtatttttatatttaaatttaagtgATAGAATGAAAGATAGTTCTCTTGAAGCAAAATCACTATGTAATTTGTCTATTAAATCacctaataataaaaatgataatgaattaaataaaggtGCAAATACAACATCTTCCAGTTCTTTAATATCTAATACAAATGTATCTAGTACAAAcgaaaataacaataatgcAGCAGATGTAAGTACACGTGTCAATAATATAAGTAATGTGAtttctaataatataatagatAATACgaattcaaataataataattctattGTAAATAAACCTTGTAGTAAAGATAAAGAGGTAAATAGCTGTGGATATAATTTACAATTAAATAGTTTATTAGGTAGATTATTATCTCCAACGATATTAACTATGcctaatataataaaaaaagaagaaatagcaatgtataaatatttttacaatacTACAACCAacgaattaaataaaatgacTTTGagttctttaaaaaatatatatgttttattaagAAGAGATACTGATTGGATACTAGAAACTTGTgttgatataataaaaaacttATTAAAAGGAAGCAatgaaagtaaaaaaaaagtattattatGGATAAATTGTATAATTTtatcaaatgaaaaaaaaacgaAAATAATGTATCATTATGCATCTTACCCACAGTCATTAGATAACTCGTATGGATTGttcttaaaattattagGTGAAAACTCATATGGTTTTTGCCTGAATATGTTTTGGGTATTGTTATGTTTATGTGAACCAAttacaataaataaaattagtgatattgatttctttttttttttaaggaatgatcctttttctaaatttcttttaaaaaatataacaaatcAATCTTCTTTTGAAGAAAAATCGAATGtagaaaagataaaaaatagaGTAAAAAACTCAGAAAGTTTTCAAAAAGAACCAAAATTTATTACATGTATTTTTTGGATGACTTTTAAATCTTTAAGTGTATTTTTTAAACCAGCTGTAGATGAATTTATTAGAATAATTCAAGAAGTAGGAAATgcaaaagataaaaatttttattatatgaacATACATGCatggaaaatttttttgtataattcTCGCTTTAttcaattattatttaaatttttacacTTATCTATGAGTTATTTCTTGCATGTTGTTTACTTGTATGATATAAATggtaatgaaaatattaatatgaaAACTTATTTGAATGAACATAAAAACAATTTATCTCATTTGGTATTAAAGTGTTGTCCACCCccaaatgaaaaatattataataaaaatataaattttgaaaatttatcAAGTAACACGGAtaacaaaataaatgaagataGAAACAAtggaaaaaaagataaagaatATGATGATATTGATGAATTACAAAAAGAAGATAAAGTTGAAGATAGaataaataatagtaataataatgaagaaaatgataaagtTTCTCAATCTcataatgatttaaataaaaatgatcgTCTATATGCATCACCACAATTTTCTATAATTccaacattttttttaagtgatatatttgaaataatttatttattgtatgaattagatatatttaaaagtcAAAATAacgaaaattttttaagttatttaGATATGGATTTATTTATAgcattttctatttttactATGTTAAGTGAAAATCATATTAAAAGCATACATATAAGATGTGAATCAGCTCCTAgaacattttcttttttatataaatttgataatttaaagaaaataatagaagAATCAGAATTAaccaaaaaatatataataaaatcttTGACCAATGTATTTATTGCTTCACAAAAAGGAGAATATACAGAAAGGATGCAAACAAGAGTTCGTATagtagaaaattttaatagtttttttttaaataaaatatatgttaatCAATTTACTCAATTAGTtataaataacaataatCTTTTTGTCCActtaattcatttattattaaatgatGTTAGTTTTTTAGTAGAAGAAGTAGTATCATATCTCTCAGAAATCAAAAGAAgagaagataaaaaaaaaattgaagtaGAAAATTCTATATCTAATACCAATTCTTATGCAAATGCAACTCGTATTAATAGAGGAACAAATTCTAATTCGAATAACCAAATAAGTTCATCGAACATAAATCTAGACAATAGTGgtcatttaaataatgaaggCTCTCATAATTTAAATGGATCATTTAGTGATAATAGTGAAATTGAGGATTCAGGAGTAGAAACTGACTTAACTAATGAAAGCATGAGAAATTTAGCtgcaaaaacaaaaatgattataacatattgttataaatcatgcatttttttaaatctattATGCAAAAATTATTCAGATAATATAGTTACTTCTAACACTATACTCTCTCAAATAGTTACGTGTTTAAATTGttattttgattatttaGTAGGACCCAAatgtttaaatataaaagtaaaaaatatggaACAGTACAATTTTAGGCCTCAATTATGGTTAACTAGTATAGTTgaatcatatttatttttattaaattcagAAAAGGAACATGAAGAATTATTAATAAGAGAAATAGCAAATGAAGGAAGATATTATAAACCTGAGATTTTCAATAAGGcatattatatatgtaaGAGAGAAGGATTACTTCATaaagaagaattaaataaatttaaaaaattttgccAACAAATTATTGATATGAAAGATGAAGTTGAATTATTTGATGATGTGAATGATATACCagaaaaatttttagatCCCATTTTACAAGATATTATGTTAGATCCTGTTTTATTGCCTACATCTGGAATAATTATtgatagaaaaaatattgaaaggCATTTAATGAGTGAGCCAAATGATCCTTTTAACAGAGCACCACTTTCAAAGGAACAATTAGTTGCAATGCCTGAactaaaagaagaaatacataaatatatagataatttaagacaagagaaaaaaaaaaagaaaaaaaatttagaaatagATATAGAAAGCGAAGAAATTGagaaagataaaaaagaagaattgttaaacaaaaataaagatgTTGATAAGGAATATACAtgtaaaaatgaagaagaatctgaaaaaaataaaaagatggatgaaaatataaaaaaaaatgaaaatgattaa
- a CDS encoding SNARE protein, putative, with the protein MYIISDEEIAYSNSIHSEEIESEENSDDQSKYFERENSNDIDENELVLFKYVCISLLDDEEILLKYSLLNHDLDISTNYIIKKILIASKKKLSYGNKKILNWDNKIIYFIICSEKKLAFFLISLDMKAYFKNYAFEFLRKLEIYTKSELFYSPNYLSSNVNRSKVHTIECFMRRTINNLNRCCKSEKIIAVKQKLNKINSVMNNHIDNLYQSRGNIKALQHKTENMSKNTLNFVQNTKKLKRIMFLKYWKSYFFLACFLIIGFKVYRSI; encoded by the coding sequence atgtaTATAATTTCAGATGAAGAAATAGCATATTCCAATAGCATACATAGTGAAGAAATAGAGAGTGAAGAAAATAGCGATGATCAATCAAAATACTTTGAAAGAGAGAATAGTAATGATATagatgaaaatgaattagtattatttaaatatgtttGTATATCATTGTTAGATGATGAAGAGattttattgaaatataGTCTTCTCAATCATGATTTAGATATATCTACTAATTACATaattaagaaaatattaattgcttcaaaaaaaaaattaagttatggtaacaaaaaaatacttaattgggataataaaattatttattttattatatgcaGTGAAAAGAAAttagctttttttttaattagttTAGATATGAAagcttattttaaaaattatgcaTTTGAATTTTTGAGAAAATTAGAGATTTACACTAAATCCGAATTATTTTATAGCCCCAATTACCTTTCAAGTAATGTGAATAGATCAAAAGTGCATACTATTGAATGTTTCATGAGAAGAACAATAAATAATCTTAACAGGTGTTGTAAAagtgaaaaaattattgctGTCAagcaaaaattaaataaaattaattcagTGATGAATAATCATATAGATAATTTGTATCAATCTAGAGGGAACATTAAAGCTTTGCAACATAAAACAGAAAACATGTCCAAAAACACATTAAATTTTGTtcaaaatacaaaaaaattaaaaagaataatgttCTTGAAGTATTGGAagagttatttttttttggcttgttttttaattataggCTTTAAAGTTTATAGGTCCATTTAa
- the RACK gene encoding receptor for activated c kinase, putative, with protein MENIKEAEISLRGVLEGGHSDWVTSVSTPTDTKLKTVVSASRDKKLIVWNINADDDSGEIGTARKSLTGHSQAINDVSISSDGLFALSGSWDNSVRLWDLSLGETIRSFIGHTSDVFSVSFSPDNRQIVSASRDKTIKLWNTLAQCKYTITDKQHTDWITCVRFSPSPKQAIIVSCGWDKLVKVWNLKSCDLNKNLEGHTGVLNTVTISPDGSLCASGGKDGVAKLWDVKEGKHLYSLEAGSTINSLCFSPCDYWLCAATDRFIRIWNLESKLIISEIYPVKQSKIGVPWCTSLTWSANGQLLFCGSTDGNIYVYEVKKQAI; from the exons ATGGAAAACATAAAAGAAGCTGAAATATCGCTAAGGGGTGTTTTAGAAGGGGGACACAGTGATTGGGTAACTTCAGTGTCAACACCTACTgatacaaaattaaaaactgTTGTCAGTGCTTCGAGag acaaaaaattaattgtaTGGAATATAAATGCTGATGATGATTCAGGAGAAATTGGAACTGCTAGAAAGTCTTTAACTGGACATTCCCAAGCTATAAATGATGTATCTATTTCATCAGATGGTTTATTTGCACTATCTGGTTCATGGGATAATTCTGTTCGTTTATGGGATTTGTCTCTTGGAGAAACCATTAGATCATTTATTGGTCATACTTCAGATGTTTTTAGTGTATCTTTCAGTCCTGATAACAGACAAATTGTATCAGCTAGTAGAGATAAAACAATTAAGTTATGGAATACTTTAGCTCAGTGTAAATATACTATAACAGATAAACAACACACCGATTGGATAACATGTGTCAGATTTTCACCTTCACCAAAACAAGCAATTATTGTTTCGTGTGGATGGGATAAGTTAGTTAAAGTATGGAATTTAAAAAGTTgcgatttaaataaaaatttagaagGACATACAGGTGTTTTAAATACGGTTACTATTTCTCCTGATGGATCTTTATGTGCATCAGGTGGAAAAGATGGGGTTGCAAAATTATGGGATGTAAAAGAAGGAAAACATTTATATTCACTCGAAGCAGGTTCTACTATAAATTCACTATGTTTTTCTCCATGTGACTACTGGCTCTGTGCAGCAACAGATAGATTTATAAGAATATGGAATTTAGAAAGCAAATTAATCATTTCAGAAATATATCCAGTTAAACAGTCTAAAATAGGAGTACCTTGGTGTACTTCTTTAACATGGTCAGCTAATGGCCAACTATTATTTTGTGGATCAACTGATGGAAATATATACGTTTATGAAGTAAAAAAGCAAgctatttaa